From a region of the Malania oleifera isolate guangnan ecotype guangnan chromosome 12, ASM2987363v1, whole genome shotgun sequence genome:
- the LOC131144026 gene encoding glycosyl hydrolase 5 family protein-like, translating to MGRRPFFYPCFLSLLLVFVNATATAVPLYTSSRWVVEEEGRRVKLACVNWPAHMEAAVAEGLSKRPVDAISGRIKAMGFNCVRLTWPLFLATNYSLATLTVRQSLMSLGLVEAIAGFQANNPSFIDISLINAFQAVVSSLANNNVMVILDNHVSKPGWCCSDDDGNGFFGDPLFDPDDWLNGLTRMATLFKNTRYVVAMSLRNELRGPRQNTNDWYRYMQRGAEAVHKANPNVLVILSGLDFNTNLSFIKEQDVNLSFSRKQMFEYHWYSFSFGNYFANESANQACGRAVDVVRSMGGFLLEKGWPLFMSEFGRDLTKTSPGVNFFLACFFGLAAELDFEWALWTFGGSYYLRQGAIGMEETYGLLDWSWCGTRNEAFFEKINTIQCPFRGPGLSEASPHRILFHASTSLCVVRNSTLGPLVLGPCHQSDAWTYTPQRFLTIEGTNFCLQPADEAGEAAKLGTNCTNSSSSSSKWNFISDSRMHLSSKLTDGAAVCLDVDSAGSAGKGSPIVTTACKCLGGDRDCDPTSQWFKLVKATGSNPC from the exons ATGGGGAGACGGCCTTTCTTCTACCCTTGTTTTCTTTCTCTTCTGCTCGTCTTCGTCAATGCGACCGCGACGGCTGTTCCGCTGTACACCAGTTCGCGGTGGGTGGTGGAGGAGGAGGGAAGGAGGGTGAAGCTGGCGTGCGTGAACTGGCCGGCGCATATGGAGGCGGCGGTGGCGGAGGGGCTGAGCAAGCGACCCGTGGACGCCATCTCAGGTCGGATTAAGGCCATGGGGTTCAACTGCGTCAGGCTCACTTGGCCACTCTTCCTTGCCACCAATTATTCTTTGGCGACCTTGACTGTTCGGCAGTCACTGATGAGCCTTGGGCTCGTGGAGGCCATAGCTGGTTTCCAAGCCAACAACCCTTCATTCATTGACATCTCCCTCATTAACGCCTTCCAG GCAGTAGTATCTAGCCTGGCGAACAACAATGTAATGGTGATATTGGACAATCACGTAAGCAAGCCGGGGTGGTGCTGCAGCGACGATGACGGTAATGGCTTCTTTGGGGACCCATTATTTGACCCTGATGATTGGCTCAACGGCCTCACTCGGATGGCCACCCTCTTCAAGAATACCCGCTATGTGGTCGCCATGAGCCTGAGAAACGAGCTGCGTGGCCCTCGGCAAAACACCAATGATTGGTACAG GTACATGCAGAGAGGGGCTGAAGCAGTACACAAAGCGAACCCAAATGTTTTGGTCATACTCTCTGGGCTGGATTTCAACACGAACTTGTCTTTCATCAAGGAGCAAGACGTGAACTTGTCATTTTCCAGAAAACAAATGTTTGAATATCACTGGTACAGCTTTTCTTTTGGGAATTACTTTGCcaatgagagtgcaaaccaggcGTGCGGGAGAGCAGTGGACGTAGTGAGGAGTATGGGAGGGTTCCTTCTGGAGAAGGGGTGGCCCTTGTTCATGAGTGAGTTTGGGCGTGACCTAACAAAGACGAGTCCCGGTGTCAATTTTTTCTTGGCCTGCTTCTTTGGGTTGGCAGCGGAGCTTGACTTTGAATGGGCCTTGTGGACCTTTGGTGGGAGTTACTATTTAAGACAAGGGGCAATTGGGATGGAAGAGACTTATGGATTGTTGGATTGGAGTTGGTGTGGCACCCGAAATGAAGCTTTCTTTGAGAAGATCAATACCATTCAGTGCCCTTTTCGAG GGCCAGGACTATCAGAGGCTAGCCCACATCGAATACTTTTCCATGCATCAACAAGTCTTTGCGTGGTGAGGAACTCAACCCTAGGGCCATTGGTGCTAGGCCCCTGCCACCAGTCCGACGCTTGGACCTACACGCCCCAACGCTTCTTAACAATTGAAGGAACAAATTTCTGCCTACAGCCAGCGGATGAAGCAGGGGAGGCAGCAAAGCTTGGGACAAACTGCACCAACTCATCATCGTCTTCATCAAAGTGGAACTTCATCTCCGACTCCAGGATGCACCTCTCCTCCAAACTCACAGACGGCGCTGCAGTTTGCCTCGACGTGGACTCTGCCGGCAGCGCCGGAAAAGGCTCCCCCATTGTCACCACCGCCTGCAAATGCTTGGGTGGGGATAGGGACTGCGACCCCACCAGCCAGTGGTTCAAACTTGTTAAGGCCACCGGAAGCAACCCCTGCTAA